A DNA window from Haliovirga abyssi contains the following coding sequences:
- a CDS encoding flagellar basal body P-ring protein FlgI produces MGKKIKFLILIMLIINTISVYSAEKVRLKEIARIQGVRSVQLIGMGIVIGLNGTGDKSSLTPQMLQNLFKYFGTNIARAQIKSSNVAAVMVTTTLPPFKKVGDTIDVTVSSINDAKSLEGGILIQTLLKGPDGSVYAAAQGSLTKVNNKTTNKVNGFLSNGAIVEKEIKAEIEHNDKLVLVLNNPDFTTSSRVADVINKRFGLDSAKAVDAARIEIKKPYSFENDIVSFISSLESIEVEPDRISIIVINEKTGTIVLGENIKVAPVAISQGNLNITIPGSSSSGNSFYFNGPTVKDIVKVLNSVGATPNDIISILQSLKVAGAIDAKIKIM; encoded by the coding sequence ATGGGGAAGAAAATAAAATTTCTAATATTAATTATGCTAATAATAAATACAATATCTGTATATTCGGCAGAAAAAGTTAGATTAAAAGAAATCGCTAGAATTCAAGGAGTAAGAAGTGTACAGCTCATAGGAATGGGAATTGTTATAGGTCTAAATGGAACTGGAGATAAATCATCCTTAACTCCTCAAATGTTACAAAATTTATTTAAATATTTTGGGACAAATATAGCAAGAGCACAAATAAAGTCTAGTAATGTAGCAGCAGTAATGGTAACTACTACATTACCACCATTTAAAAAAGTAGGTGATACAATAGATGTAACGGTTTCTTCGATAAATGATGCGAAAAGTTTGGAAGGTGGAATATTAATTCAGACATTATTAAAAGGTCCTGATGGAAGTGTATATGCTGCTGCTCAAGGGAGCTTAACAAAAGTAAATAATAAGACTACAAATAAAGTAAATGGATTTTTATCTAATGGAGCAATAGTAGAAAAAGAGATAAAAGCAGAGATAGAACATAATGATAAATTAGTTTTAGTATTAAATAATCCTGATTTTACAACTTCTTCAAGAGTGGCTGATGTTATTAATAAAAGATTTGGATTAGATAGTGCAAAAGCAGTAGATGCAGCAAGAATAGAGATAAAAAAGCCTTATTCATTTGAAAATGATATAGTAAGCTTTATATCTTCACTTGAAAGTATAGAGGTAGAGCCAGACAGGATTTCTATAATTGTAATAAATGAAAAGACGGGAACAATAGTGTTAGGAGAAAATATTAAGGTTGCACCAGTTGCAATTTCACAGGGGAATCTAAACATAACAATACCAGGTAGTTCTAGTTCTGGGAATAGCTTTTATTTTAATGGACCAACAGTAAAAGATATAGTAAAAGTATTAAATTCAGTTGGAGCAACCCCAAATGATATTATATCAATATTACAATCTTTAAAAGTAGCAGGGGCAATAGATGCTAAAATAAAAATTATGTAG
- a CDS encoding rod-binding protein, giving the protein MKIDYLKLTMPNKIDVPKTKQEKALKKTTEEFESIFLKMMMDEMDKTVDRKNSMFYGGNAEDVFRGMLNQKRADSWSKSGGVGLAKVMYEQLSKGLHEGGKK; this is encoded by the coding sequence ATGAAAATAGATTATTTGAAATTAACAATGCCTAATAAAATAGATGTTCCTAAAACAAAACAAGAAAAAGCATTAAAAAAGACAACAGAAGAGTTTGAGAGTATATTTTTGAAGATGATGATGGATGAAATGGATAAAACAGTTGATAGGAAAAATAGTATGTTTTATGGAGGAAATGCAGAAGATGTTTTTAGAGGAATGTTAAACCAGAAAAGAGCGGATAGCTGGTCTAAAAGCGGTGGGGTAGGGTTAGCAAAAGTTATGTATGAGCAGTTATCAAAAGGATTGCATGAAGGAGGAAAGAAATGA
- a CDS encoding SpoIVB peptidase S55 domain-containing protein translates to MKKNFLFFFFLIQISVFSVEIMNLDEIMPNMDGYGYTVFENKFIEKFNVKLLKIVKGKGTIPYYILAKVYGDNIYKAGGIIEGMSGAPIYVNKKLVGALSYTLNSINNDIGIITPIKYMLSLGEGNSNKDSEYVRPGTAISITPFRGDIYMDNIGTLTYVKNGEFYALGHSFQNLGDIKYFLNKAVIEYSLNAKSNPFKTGYSTETIGSVLEDKSSGIYGVLTDNIETYKFNLNINGKKCKFEMPKDKVTLNKFLSKGIELALNSKLDNIGFYTLTYKYDILKKDKKIASKENIYTFDNNFFENSGMIIGSEILNEVDNQYKFLDFDRVNININADKNIKIIYINDFTLDKEIYKLGDTAILSLKYHIYQGKDLKKNIPILIPSDFQVGSFVIEISPLNSQGNDTEQTGNNNQNSNNGLNNILKIEIKDGDSKSIFSKKIKFSYKIDLENNLTKNIVIDSFEANSNSSEEKN, encoded by the coding sequence ATGAAAAAAAATTTTCTTTTTTTCTTTTTTTTGATACAAATATCTGTTTTCTCAGTTGAAATTATGAATTTAGATGAGATTATGCCAAATATGGATGGGTATGGTTATACAGTTTTTGAAAATAAATTTATAGAAAAATTTAACGTAAAATTATTAAAAATAGTAAAAGGAAAAGGAACAATACCATATTATATTTTAGCAAAAGTATATGGGGACAATATTTATAAAGCAGGTGGAATAATTGAAGGAATGAGTGGAGCACCTATATACGTTAATAAAAAATTAGTAGGAGCATTAAGCTATACTTTAAATTCAATAAATAATGATATAGGAATAATTACTCCAATAAAATATATGCTCTCTTTGGGAGAAGGCAATTCAAATAAAGATAGCGAATATGTAAGGCCTGGGACGGCAATATCAATAACTCCCTTTAGAGGTGATATATATATGGATAATATAGGGACTTTAACTTATGTGAAAAATGGAGAATTTTATGCACTGGGACATTCATTTCAAAATTTAGGAGATATAAAATATTTTTTAAATAAAGCAGTAATTGAATATAGTTTAAATGCAAAATCAAACCCTTTTAAAACGGGATATTCAACAGAAACAATAGGGAGTGTATTAGAAGATAAAAGCTCTGGAATATATGGAGTATTAACAGATAATATTGAGACATATAAATTTAATTTAAATATTAATGGAAAAAAGTGTAAGTTTGAAATGCCAAAAGATAAAGTCACATTGAATAAATTTTTGAGTAAAGGGATAGAGTTAGCGTTAAATAGTAAATTAGATAATATAGGGTTTTATACATTAACATACAAATATGATATTTTAAAGAAAGATAAGAAAATAGCTAGTAAAGAGAATATCTATACTTTTGATAATAATTTTTTTGAGAATTCAGGGATGATAATTGGAAGTGAAATACTAAATGAAGTTGATAATCAATATAAATTTTTAGATTTTGATAGAGTCAACATTAATATTAATGCTGACAAAAATATAAAAATTATATATATAAATGATTTTACATTAGATAAGGAGATCTATAAATTAGGAGATACTGCTATTTTAAGTTTAAAATATCATATTTATCAAGGAAAGGATCTGAAAAAGAATATTCCTATACTTATACCAAGTGACTTTCAAGTTGGAAGTTTTGTAATAGAAATTTCACCTTTAAATTCACAAGGTAATGATACTGAACAAACTGGTAATAATAATCAAAATAGTAATAATGGCTTAAATAATATATTAAAGATAGAGATAAAAGATGGAGATTCTAAATCAATTTTTTCTAAAAAAATAAAATTTTCATATAAAATTGATTTAGAAAATAATTTAACAAAAAACATAGTTATTGATAGTTTTGAAGCAAATAGTAATAGTAGTGAGGAGAAAAATTAA
- a CDS encoding MlaE family ABC transporter permease, translating into MVFFFEKLGAIFIFLMKALVGVITYFFNKNKLIKKSFIEQIYSIGVLSFPMVAIVSIFMGMVMIIQLVPAFKEFGAESFVSGAVSLAITRELGPVITALIMAGRVGSAITAELGSMKVTEQISALEVMAVDPISYLVSPRIFAGMIMLPLLSIISDVFSIFGGYFIGVYATGLVSGIYFSNMRLLITSTDIFGGVLKALFFGIIIAAVSSYKGINVKGGAEEVGKATTDSVVISIVLILIFNFFLSYLIFAQ; encoded by the coding sequence ATGGTATTTTTTTTTGAAAAGTTAGGCGCTATTTTTATATTTTTAATGAAGGCATTGGTTGGAGTGATAACATATTTTTTTAATAAAAATAAGTTGATAAAAAAGAGTTTTATTGAGCAGATATATTCAATAGGAGTTCTTTCATTTCCAATGGTTGCAATTGTATCTATTTTTATGGGAATGGTAATGATAATACAATTAGTACCAGCATTTAAAGAATTTGGAGCAGAGAGTTTTGTAAGTGGAGCTGTTTCTCTTGCAATAACAAGAGAATTAGGGCCAGTAATAACGGCACTTATTATGGCTGGAAGAGTTGGGTCTGCAATTACAGCAGAGCTAGGCAGTATGAAAGTAACCGAACAAATATCAGCATTAGAAGTTATGGCAGTAGATCCAATATCATATTTAGTTTCACCTAGAATATTTGCAGGAATGATAATGTTGCCGTTGCTTTCTATTATTTCAGATGTTTTTTCTATATTTGGAGGATATTTTATAGGGGTTTATGCTACAGGGTTAGTTTCAGGAATATATTTTTCTAATATGAGATTATTAATAACATCAACTGATATATTTGGTGGAGTATTAAAAGCTTTATTTTTTGGAATCATAATAGCAGCGGTTTCTAGTTATAAAGGAATAAATGTAAAAGGCGGAGCAGAAGAAGTTGGGAAAGCAACAACTGATTCAGTTGTTATCTCAATTGTATTAATCTTAATATTTAACTTTTTTTTATCATATTTGATATTTGCACAATAA
- a CDS encoding HD-GYP domain-containing protein, with amino-acid sequence MILVFVMIFLLGASVGITVYKKNKNKELEVLSSVLKETAIELDAKDPYFNGHTKRVIEGAIKIAKEIGLKKKDITEIELSGYLSEIGKIRIPEKILLKRDKLTEEEYNIIKKHPVIAYKMIENVKELNKVGKIVRAHHERYDGTGYPDGLEGDYIPVGARILSLVDAYDAMISDRPYKEKMTEVEVISELEKGKGKQFDPKLVDIYLEILKKS; translated from the coding sequence ATGATTTTAGTGTTTGTTATGATATTTTTGTTAGGGGCATCTGTTGGAATTACTGTATATAAAAAAAATAAAAATAAAGAATTGGAGGTTTTATCCTCTGTACTAAAAGAAACAGCAATAGAATTAGATGCAAAAGATCCATATTTTAATGGTCATACAAAAAGAGTGATTGAGGGAGCAATTAAAATAGCTAAAGAGATTGGATTGAAGAAAAAAGATATTACAGAAATAGAGTTAAGTGGGTATTTATCGGAAATAGGGAAAATAAGGATTCCAGAAAAAATATTACTTAAAAGAGACAAATTAACAGAAGAAGAGTATAATATAATAAAAAAGCATCCAGTTATAGCTTATAAAATGATTGAAAATGTAAAAGAATTAAATAAAGTTGGTAAAATTGTAAGAGCACATCATGAAAGATATGATGGAACTGGATATCCAGATGGATTAGAAGGAGATTATATTCCTGTAGGAGCAAGAATTTTGTCATTAGTAGATGCATATGATGCAATGATTTCAGATAGACCATATAAAGAGAAAATGACAGAAGTAGAAGTTATAAGCGAATTGGAAAAAGGGAAAGGAAAACAGTTTGATCCAAAACTTGTGGATATATATTTAGAAATATTAAAAAAGTCTTAA
- a CDS encoding DUF342 domain-containing protein, which translates to MKKYLVKGNNKGEVLEKVSKHFKTKIENVKYEILNEKKGLFGKVKEIEMRVWVEELEEKASNKKNAVKKDKNKEKKSEEPNKFFEIKILKSGIYLNVKSEFLEYGLDQSVLMDELAMREIKNPDVESILEAVSSKNNEFVKIAEYDPEYYIDANVKVDILKKGMKAVVNVSPPNRGNHVTYEKIISELKLKGIIFGVNDNEIKKISKEKIYNQDILLAEGKQPENGEDAKIIYLFDTDTEINISKDEKGNVDYKELDIIQNVTKGQVLARKVPATNGEPGMNILGEIVPPKKGKDKKLPKGKNTLIGESEEYLVAEKDGYVSLVGNLITVSDVFIINENVDYSTGNISFNGTVFVKGNVIDGFKVEANYDIIVNGIVENSYLESKGNVSVKNGIIGKEEGIGKVIAEGNIKSKFIENGEIISGGMVFANNILYSKVNAKDTINVTSKKGKIIGGKIVAGREVIARVIGSKMGGAVTEVEVGVFPEYRERLKEIENDLLKKLKEREKNTVELNTLKKLKENNKLPDDKNKLLLQRTKQQFVYAKDIFSLEKEKEKLKEILKKGKNGKIHVLDEIYEGTIIRIGDHQLLIKDSFKYVTFYVDIERDEIAILPCEV; encoded by the coding sequence TTGAAAAAATATTTAGTTAAGGGGAATAATAAGGGAGAAGTTTTAGAAAAAGTATCAAAACATTTTAAAACGAAAATAGAAAATGTAAAATATGAAATTTTGAATGAAAAAAAAGGATTATTTGGAAAAGTAAAAGAGATAGAAATGAGAGTATGGGTAGAAGAATTAGAAGAAAAAGCAAGTAATAAAAAAAATGCAGTAAAAAAAGATAAAAATAAAGAAAAGAAAAGCGAAGAGCCAAACAAATTTTTTGAAATAAAGATATTAAAAAGTGGAATTTATTTAAATGTGAAAAGTGAGTTTTTAGAATATGGTTTAGATCAATCGGTGCTTATGGATGAATTAGCAATGAGAGAAATAAAAAATCCAGATGTAGAGTCTATTTTAGAAGCAGTATCAAGTAAAAATAATGAATTTGTAAAAATAGCAGAATACGATCCTGAATATTATATAGATGCTAATGTAAAAGTAGATATTTTAAAAAAAGGGATGAAGGCAGTTGTAAATGTATCACCTCCAAATAGAGGAAATCATGTTACATATGAAAAAATTATATCAGAATTAAAATTAAAAGGTATAATTTTTGGAGTAAATGATAATGAAATAAAGAAAATATCAAAAGAAAAAATATATAATCAAGATATTTTATTAGCAGAGGGGAAACAACCTGAAAATGGAGAAGATGCAAAAATAATATATCTTTTTGATACAGACACAGAAATAAATATATCAAAAGATGAAAAAGGTAATGTAGATTATAAGGAATTAGATATAATTCAAAATGTCACGAAAGGACAAGTGCTAGCGAGAAAAGTACCTGCGACTAATGGAGAACCTGGAATGAATATTTTAGGAGAAATAGTTCCTCCTAAAAAAGGAAAAGATAAAAAATTACCTAAAGGAAAAAATACTTTAATAGGGGAAAGCGAAGAATATCTCGTGGCAGAAAAAGATGGTTATGTATCTCTTGTAGGAAATCTAATTACAGTGTCTGATGTCTTTATTATAAATGAAAATGTAGATTATTCAACTGGAAACATATCTTTTAATGGAACAGTTTTTGTAAAAGGTAATGTAATAGATGGATTTAAAGTAGAGGCTAATTATGATATAATAGTAAATGGTATTGTTGAAAATTCATACTTAGAATCAAAAGGGAATGTATCAGTAAAAAATGGAATTATAGGAAAAGAAGAAGGAATTGGAAAAGTAATTGCAGAAGGAAATATAAAATCAAAATTTATAGAAAATGGAGAGATAATTTCTGGAGGAATGGTTTTTGCAAATAATATACTGTATAGTAAAGTAAATGCAAAAGATACTATTAATGTTACATCTAAAAAAGGGAAAATAATAGGTGGGAAAATAGTAGCAGGAAGAGAAGTAATAGCAAGAGTTATTGGTTCTAAAATGGGAGGAGCTGTAACAGAAGTTGAAGTTGGAGTTTTTCCAGAATATAGAGAAAGATTAAAAGAGATAGAAAACGATTTGTTGAAAAAATTAAAAGAAAGAGAGAAAAACACAGTAGAATTGAATACACTTAAAAAATTAAAAGAGAATAATAAGTTGCCTGATGATAAAAATAAATTATTATTACAAAGAACAAAGCAACAATTTGTATATGCAAAGGATATATTTTCGTTAGAAAAAGAAAAAGAAAAGTTAAAAGAAATATTAAAAAAGGGTAAAAATGGGAAAATACATGTTTTAGACGAAATATATGAAGGGACAATAATTAGGATAGGAGACCATCAACTACTAATAAAAGATAGTTTTAAATATGTAACATTTTATGTAGATATCGAAAGAGATGAGATAGCTATTTTACCTTGTGAGGTGTAA
- a CDS encoding M6 family metalloprotease domain-containing protein, whose protein sequence is MKGIVVLLFIVVSNLGFALPNYAPINPKLLEKKRVLNRNMGTTRMQENIKKNLEKSVTTGELKAPVILIEFSDKKHSNLHDKEYYSNLLFSDKEGSMKDYYEKNSYGKLNNIHGEIVNWVESDKTMGYYGLKDDSADIQNLVIEAIKKAAQYINFSNYDLNNDGYVDQLIVIHSGEGEEKSGIATDIWSHEWNLKTPYEVDGVKISKYTMQSEYSPVGIFAHEFGHALGLPDLYNTTTGGTAVGKYSLMDYGSWNGPNADGTSPSYMSAWEKVFLGWITPIDLNYADRNGTYMIKDIEENNINSVYRIYIKGKEEYLLIANRQKKGYDKYLPGSGLLVYHIYEGEINGESLEQSLKSNDINGKIPMRVKVLEANGKNDLGQSGNDGMNYGDAGDYFNSSAFTQLLSMKNNGVNSCIWNFSNNSYGLNSGVSLTEISSSKSVMSFKFSDIGLDFNGDGKVDGNDIKKVISTADNLGTDLDYDYDKKLDENDLEGYKDRFIRGLENAKIW, encoded by the coding sequence ATGAAAGGAATAGTTGTACTGTTATTTATTGTAGTAAGTAATTTAGGTTTTGCGTTACCTAATTATGCACCAATAAATCCTAAACTTTTAGAAAAAAAAAGAGTTTTAAATAGAAATATGGGTACTACAAGAATGCAGGAAAATATAAAAAAGAATTTAGAAAAATCAGTTACAACAGGAGAATTAAAAGCTCCAGTAATATTAATAGAATTTTCTGATAAGAAGCATTCAAATTTACATGATAAAGAATATTATTCGAACTTGCTTTTTTCTGATAAAGAAGGGAGTATGAAGGATTATTACGAAAAAAATTCATATGGAAAGTTAAATAATATACATGGTGAAATAGTAAATTGGGTAGAGTCAGATAAAACTATGGGTTATTATGGATTGAAAGATGATTCAGCAGATATTCAAAATTTAGTTATAGAAGCTATAAAAAAAGCAGCTCAATATATAAATTTTTCAAATTATGATTTAAATAATGATGGTTATGTAGATCAATTAATAGTTATTCATTCTGGTGAAGGAGAGGAAAAAAGTGGAATAGCAACAGACATTTGGTCTCATGAATGGAATTTGAAAACTCCATATGAAGTTGATGGAGTGAAAATATCAAAATATACAATGCAGTCAGAATATTCTCCAGTAGGAATATTTGCACATGAATTTGGACATGCGTTAGGACTACCGGATCTATATAATACAACAACTGGAGGAACTGCAGTAGGAAAATATTCATTGATGGATTATGGTTCTTGGAATGGACCTAATGCAGATGGAACCTCTCCATCATATATGAGTGCTTGGGAAAAGGTTTTTTTAGGATGGATTACTCCAATTGATTTGAACTATGCAGATAGAAATGGTACATATATGATAAAAGATATAGAAGAGAATAATATAAATTCTGTATATAGAATTTATATAAAAGGCAAAGAAGAATATCTTTTAATAGCAAATAGGCAGAAGAAAGGATATGATAAATATTTACCAGGAAGCGGATTGTTAGTATATCATATATATGAAGGAGAAATTAATGGAGAATCCCTTGAACAGTCACTTAAATCAAATGATATAAATGGGAAAATTCCAATGAGAGTGAAAGTTTTAGAGGCTAATGGAAAAAATGATTTAGGACAGAGTGGAAATGATGGAATGAATTATGGAGATGCAGGTGATTATTTTAATTCTTCAGCTTTTACTCAGTTGTTATCTATGAAAAATAATGGCGTAAATAGCTGTATTTGGAATTTTTCTAATAATAGTTATGGATTAAATAGTGGAGTATCATTAACAGAAATATCTTCTTCAAAAAGTGTTATGAGTTTTAAATTTTCTGATATTGGGTTAGACTTTAATGGAGATGGGAAAGTTGATGGTAATGATATAAAAAAGGTTATATCAACTGCAGATAATTTAGGTACAGATTTAGATTATGATTACGATAAGAAATTAGATGAAAATGATTTAGAGGGATATAAAGATAGATTTATAAGAGGATTAGAGAATGCAAAAATTTGGTAG
- a CDS encoding TIGR03936 family radical SAM-associated protein: MQKRIFYNKYGRMKYVAHLDTISFFERLFKLSKIKIKFSGGFHPRPKFSFGDPVSLGVAMYNEPLDFETLEDISNDEILKRLNDVTPNEFDIIKVIDRGDKSSIVKDYDSVKYSVEFETVEDLKKIESIIKRDEIIVTKEKKGKTTQRDIKKFIRKYEIDNNIMFLYLERISPNAILRLEELSKEYIIKRCGYIEKKIL; encoded by the coding sequence ATGCAGAAACGAATTTTTTACAACAAATATGGTAGAATGAAGTATGTAGCACATTTGGATACAATAAGTTTTTTTGAAAGATTATTTAAACTATCCAAAATAAAAATAAAATTTTCAGGAGGATTTCATCCGAGACCAAAATTTTCTTTTGGAGACCCAGTCTCCTTAGGAGTGGCTATGTATAATGAACCACTTGATTTTGAAACATTAGAGGATATAAGTAATGATGAAATATTAAAAAGATTAAATGATGTGACTCCTAATGAATTTGATATTATAAAAGTAATTGATAGAGGAGATAAAAGTTCAATAGTAAAAGATTATGATTCAGTAAAATATAGCGTAGAATTTGAAACTGTTGAAGATTTAAAAAAAATAGAATCAATAATAAAAAGAGACGAAATTATTGTAACAAAAGAAAAAAAAGGAAAAACTACTCAAAGAGATATAAAAAAATTTATAAGAAAATATGAAATAGATAATAATATTATGTTTTTATATTTAGAGAGAATATCTCCTAATGCAATTTTAAGATTAGAAGAATTATCAAAAGAATATATAATAAAAAGATGTGGATATATAGAAAAAAAGATATTATAA
- the serS gene encoding serine--tRNA ligase: MLDLKYIRNNIEFLQDMLKNRGTEVNLNEFEQIDEERRNILNELEKLKNFRNTASKEIGKMKREGEDTTIKMEEMALVSKRVKELDKEVKELENRLRYFQLTIPNVYNENVPIGKTEDDNIEIRKVGEIPKFDFEPKNHWEIGEKLDILDFERGAKLSGSRFTAYKGLGARLERALINFMLDLHTTEHGYKEIIPPYLVKRECMEGTGQLPKFEDDAFKTTDDMFLIPTAEVPLTNLHREEVLDGELLPIYYTAYTPCFRREAGSYGKDTKGLIRQHQFNKVELVKIVKPETSYEELEKLLLNAEEVLKRLELPYRVISLCTGDLGFSAAKTYDIEVWVPAQNKYREISSCSNTEDFQARRAQIRYKDKGAKKTELAHTINGSGLAVGRTLIAILENYQQEDGTVIIPEALKPYMRGIDVIK; encoded by the coding sequence ATGTTAGATTTGAAATACATAAGAAACAATATAGAATTTTTGCAAGATATGCTAAAAAACAGAGGTACAGAAGTAAATTTAAATGAATTTGAGCAAATTGATGAAGAGAGAAGAAATATTTTAAATGAGCTTGAAAAATTGAAAAATTTCAGAAATACAGCTTCAAAAGAGATAGGAAAAATGAAAAGAGAAGGCGAAGATACAACTATTAAAATGGAAGAGATGGCACTTGTAAGTAAAAGAGTAAAAGAATTGGATAAAGAAGTAAAAGAATTAGAGAATAGATTGAGATATTTTCAGCTTACTATACCAAATGTTTATAATGAAAATGTACCAATTGGAAAAACAGAAGATGATAATATAGAAATTAGAAAAGTGGGTGAAATACCTAAATTTGATTTTGAACCAAAAAATCATTGGGAAATAGGAGAAAAATTAGATATACTTGATTTTGAAAGAGGTGCAAAGTTATCTGGAAGTAGATTTACTGCATACAAAGGGTTGGGGGCTAGATTAGAAAGAGCTCTTATAAATTTCATGCTAGATTTGCATACAACAGAACATGGGTATAAAGAGATTATTCCACCATATTTGGTAAAAAGAGAATGTATGGAAGGAACTGGGCAACTTCCTAAATTTGAAGATGATGCTTTCAAAACAACAGATGATATGTTTTTAATACCAACAGCAGAAGTTCCACTTACAAATTTACATAGAGAAGAAGTATTAGATGGGGAGCTATTACCTATATATTATACAGCTTATACACCTTGCTTTAGAAGAGAAGCAGGTTCTTATGGAAAAGATACAAAAGGGTTAATTAGACAACATCAATTTAATAAAGTGGAACTTGTTAAAATTGTAAAACCAGAAACATCTTATGAGGAATTAGAGAAACTTTTATTAAATGCAGAAGAAGTGTTAAAAAGATTAGAGTTGCCATATAGAGTTATATCATTATGCACAGGAGATCTTGGTTTTTCAGCTGCAAAAACTTATGATATAGAAGTATGGGTACCAGCACAAAACAAATATAGAGAAATATCATCTTGCAGTAATACAGAAGATTTCCAAGCTAGAAGAGCTCAAATAAGATATAAAGATAAAGGTGCTAAAAAAACAGAATTAGCGCATACAATAAATGGTTCAGGACTTGCTGTAGGAAGAACTTTAATAGCAATATTAGAGAATTACCAACAAGAGGATGGAACAGTAATAATACCAGAAGCCTTAAAACCTTATATGAGAGGAATAGATGTTATTAAGTAA
- a CDS encoding class II fructose-bisphosphate aldolase produces MTRKFNYKELGLSNTREMFKKANEEGYAVPAFNFNNMEQMQAIVEACAEMGSPVILQVSKGASNYIGLEMVPFLGEAAVSYARAKGSDIPVALHLDHGPDLATIKDCIDHGFSSVMIDGSHYDYEDNVKYTKEAVEYAHKFDVTVEGELGVLAGIEDDVEAEEHVYTKPEEVEDFVSKTGVDSLAIAIGTSHGAHKFKPGDDPKLRLDVLADVEKKIPGFPIVLHGSSAVPAKFVKMINENGGKIADAIGIPNDQLRGATKSAVAKINVDTDGRLAFTAGIRKVFAENPSEFDPRKYLGPAKKLMKDYYKEKIQDIFGSEGAYKKAEVR; encoded by the coding sequence ATGACAAGAAAATTTAATTACAAAGAGCTTGGTTTATCAAACACTAGAGAAATGTTTAAAAAAGCAAATGAAGAGGGTTATGCAGTTCCAGCATTTAATTTTAACAATATGGAACAAATGCAAGCTATTGTCGAAGCTTGTGCAGAAATGGGTTCACCAGTAATATTGCAAGTATCAAAAGGTGCAAGTAACTATATTGGACTAGAAATGGTACCATTTCTAGGAGAAGCAGCTGTATCATATGCAAGAGCTAAAGGGTCAGATATCCCAGTAGCATTACATCTTGATCATGGTCCAGATTTAGCAACAATAAAAGATTGTATAGATCATGGATTTTCATCAGTTATGATAGATGGATCTCATTATGATTATGAAGACAATGTAAAATATACAAAAGAAGCTGTAGAATATGCTCATAAATTTGATGTAACAGTAGAAGGAGAACTTGGAGTATTAGCAGGAATAGAAGATGATGTAGAAGCAGAAGAACACGTTTATACTAAACCTGAAGAAGTAGAAGATTTCGTATCAAAAACAGGAGTTGATTCATTAGCAATTGCAATTGGAACTTCTCATGGTGCTCATAAATTTAAACCAGGTGATGATCCTAAATTAAGATTAGATGTATTAGCAGATGTAGAGAAAAAAATACCAGGATTTCCAATAGTATTACATGGATCTTCAGCAGTACCTGCTAAATTCGTAAAAATGATAAATGAAAATGGTGGAAAAATAGCAGATGCAATAGGTATTCCAAATGATCAATTAAGAGGAGCTACAAAATCAGCAGTTGCTAAAATTAATGTAGATACTGATGGAAGATTAGCATTTACAGCAGGAATAAGAAAAGTCTTTGCTGAGAATCCATCTGAATTTGATCCAAGAAAATATTTAGGACCAGCAAAAAAATTAATGAAAGATTATTATAAAGAAAAAATTCAAGATATATTTGGTTCAGAAGGAGCATATAAAAAAGCAGAAGTAAGATAA
- a CDS encoding co-chaperone GroES — MKIKPLGDRVLVKSVEVEVKTKSGIVLPDTVSKEKPTLGELVAVGDGKLASELNVGQKVIFAKYSGTEIKDNDEKYLILNYNDLLAIVED, encoded by the coding sequence ATGAAAATTAAACCATTAGGAGACAGAGTGTTAGTAAAGTCTGTAGAAGTAGAAGTTAAGACAAAAAGTGGAATAGTGTTACCAGATACAGTATCAAAAGAAAAACCAACTTTAGGTGAATTGGTAGCAGTAGGGGATGGAAAACTTGCAAGTGAACTTAATGTAGGGCAAAAAGTAATATTTGCTAAATATTCTGGGACAGAGATCAAAGATAATGATGAGAAATATTTAATTTTAAATTATAATGACCTATTAGCAATTGTAGAAGATTAG